From the genome of Amycolatopsis sp. NBC_01488, one region includes:
- a CDS encoding alpha/beta fold hydrolase, translating into MVTVVSADGTDIPVREEGSGPAILMVHPGLDDGSRSKKLAAILAQRFRVLRLHRRQYRLDLKSKGVPCSVGQEAEDVLAVARAVDGPVLLYGHSSGAVVSLEALAAAPPSSFAGAVIFEPPAMIEPPPVGEGGEVLTRARAAIAAGHPAKAMRIFTRRGVGLPWWQATLMGTVAGTVPHLRKYVPCQIDDLEAIQQLGVRLDTYARITVPTVLLGGDRSPDNLAERLDVLKRVLPHSERVVMPKRDHSADLRAPADVARVVETLADKVLPR; encoded by the coding sequence ATGGTCACGGTGGTCTCGGCCGACGGAACCGACATCCCGGTCCGCGAAGAAGGAAGCGGACCGGCCATCCTGATGGTCCACCCCGGTTTGGACGACGGATCGCGGAGCAAGAAGCTCGCCGCGATCCTCGCCCAGCGTTTTCGCGTGCTTCGGCTGCACCGTCGCCAATACCGGCTGGACCTCAAGTCCAAGGGTGTGCCTTGCTCGGTCGGCCAAGAGGCCGAGGACGTGCTCGCGGTGGCCCGAGCCGTCGACGGGCCGGTGCTGCTCTACGGCCACTCGTCCGGGGCCGTGGTCTCACTCGAGGCCCTCGCGGCCGCGCCGCCGTCCTCGTTCGCCGGCGCCGTGATCTTCGAGCCCCCGGCCATGATCGAGCCGCCGCCGGTCGGCGAGGGCGGCGAGGTCCTCACTCGAGCGCGAGCCGCGATCGCCGCGGGCCACCCCGCCAAGGCGATGAGGATCTTCACCCGGCGGGGTGTCGGACTGCCCTGGTGGCAAGCCACGCTGATGGGCACGGTCGCCGGCACGGTCCCCCACCTCCGCAAGTACGTGCCGTGCCAGATCGACGACCTCGAAGCGATCCAGCAACTCGGGGTACGCCTGGACACCTATGCCCGGATCACCGTGCCGACCGTGCTGCTCGGCGGCGACCGCAGCCCCGACAACCTCGCCGAGCGGCTCGATGTCCTCAAGCGCGTCCTGCCACACAGTGAACGGGTGGTCATGCCCAAGCGGGACCACAGCGCCGACCTGAGAGCTCCCGCCGACGTCGCCCGCGTCGTCGAGACACTCGCCGACAAGGTGCTGCCCCGGTAA
- a CDS encoding LGFP repeat-containing protein, with protein sequence MFNGSGTDLQAFATGTGPDKIAQHYTDLGGASSYLGNSSGGEYPAAGGWAQNYEHGIVGYFPTTGAYAVHGAIWQHYQQLGGPGGVLGLPTTDETATSDGVGRYNDFTGAQGASIYWTQATGAQSIHGAIRQKWAALGRETGLGYPTTDESGTPDGVGRYNHFNGAQGASIYWTSATGAQSIHGLIRQKWAALGWETGLGYPTTDEDGTPDGVGRFNHFNGAQGASIYWTQATGAQSIHGAIRQRWASLGWEKSALGYPASDEFGVTGGRRNNFQHGTITWISANSTTQVAYN encoded by the coding sequence GTGTTCAACGGCAGCGGCACCGACCTGCAGGCCTTCGCCACCGGCACCGGGCCCGACAAGATCGCCCAGCACTACACCGACCTCGGCGGCGCGTCGTCCTACCTGGGCAACTCCTCCGGCGGCGAATACCCGGCCGCCGGCGGCTGGGCGCAGAACTACGAGCACGGCATCGTCGGCTACTTCCCGACCACCGGCGCGTACGCGGTGCACGGCGCGATCTGGCAGCACTACCAGCAGCTCGGCGGCCCCGGCGGCGTACTCGGCTTGCCGACCACGGACGAAACCGCGACCTCCGACGGCGTCGGCCGCTACAACGACTTCACCGGCGCGCAAGGCGCCTCGATCTACTGGACACAGGCCACCGGCGCCCAGTCCATCCACGGCGCGATCCGGCAGAAATGGGCCGCACTGGGCCGGGAGACGGGACTGGGCTACCCCACCACCGACGAGTCCGGCACCCCCGACGGCGTCGGCCGGTACAACCACTTCAACGGCGCCCAAGGCGCCTCCATCTACTGGACCTCCGCCACCGGCGCCCAATCCATCCACGGCCTGATCCGGCAGAAATGGGCCGCACTCGGCTGGGAGACCGGACTGGGCTACCCCACCACGGACGAGGACGGCACCCCGGACGGCGTCGGCCGCTTCAACCACTTCAACGGCGCGCAAGGCGCTTCCATCTACTGGACACAGGCCACCGGCGCCCAGTCCATCCACGGCGCGATCCGGCAGAGGTGGGCGTCGCTGGGCTGGGAGAAGAGCGCCCTGGGCTACCCGGCCAGCGACGAGTTCGGCGTCACCGGCGGCCGCCGCAACAACTTCCAGCACGGAACCATCACCTGGATCAGCGCCAACTCGACCACCCAGGTCGCGTACAACTGA